One Hemibagrus wyckioides isolate EC202008001 linkage group LG07, SWU_Hwy_1.0, whole genome shotgun sequence DNA segment encodes these proteins:
- the LOC131356711 gene encoding uncharacterized protein LOC131356711 isoform X2: protein MLSSHFREVFGKLLWDTSAGEQLYHLKQGTRSINDYTLHFRTLAAASGWDERTLLTTYHQGLEPGVRLQLATVDDSIGLESFIQPATRVSERQKLCLAEPRLSLPSPVHRHPKTSPSSTSLEPAMEPMQVEHSRLSPSEKTPANPGSLPLLRPTGTCIVCMSHMPSTPRAQTLDQPATSSLPTFATSWASRRALTPSTTASTQSPVAP from the exons ATGCTTTCGTCTCACTTCAGAGAGGTCTTTGGCAAACTCTTATGGGATACGAGTGCGGGAGAGCAACTCTACCACCTGAAACAAGGTACACGCTCCATTAATGACTATACTCTGCATTTCCGCACTCTAGCTGCTGCCAGTGGGTGGGATGAACGCACCCTGCTAACCACCTATCACCAGGGACTCGAGCCCGGGGTTCGTCTGCAGCTCGCCACCGTGGATGACTCCATAGGGCTGGAAAGCTTCATTCAACCTGCCACTCGAGTCTCTGAACGACAGAAGCTTTGCCTGGCGGAGCCAAGGTTGTCACTCCCATCACCCGTCCATCGCCATCCCAAGACCTCTCCCTCATCCACCTCTCTAGAACCAGCAATGGAACCCATGCAAGTGGAACACTCCAGGCTTTCACCCTCTGAGAAAACGCCAGCTAACCCAGGGTCTCTGCCTCTACTGCGGCCAACCGGGACATGCATTGTCTGCATGTCCCACATGCCCAGTACGCCCCGCG CTCAGACTCTGGATCAGCCGGCAACTTCATCTCTGCCGACCTTTGCCACCAGTTGGGCCTCAAGAAGAGCCCTAACCCCGTCCACTACCGCATCCACTCAATCACCGGTAGCCCCCTAG
- the LOC131356702 gene encoding uncharacterized protein LOC131356702 produces MATGSQETSVVVRDLIHKSELITKGPPSRYRLLTTRSNLYEDGSVRKWTFGQRCVNMQNKILLMVGETGTGKTTLINAVVNHILGVKFTDEVWFEITEEGGDNQMSDQSKSQTTEITVYEVFAPDNPTCLTIIDTPGYGDTRGVEYDKQTAENLFKLFRNDTGVKEIDAVCLVLKASENQLSHRQLYIFDTVLSLFGKDIENNIVIFITHSDGLSPYNVLNVIKTAGIPCRKNEKDEPEHFLFNNHQTEERRLEYNRVLQAAWDLTADSLKYFFTCLKEQNRKSLEQTESILIQSKQLEACISNLQKCIEFIECKSKELAQIQKGLWEDQEKIKRNENFTFTVTKYHKEKVSTADASRWDRNVTSCSVCMDNCHEYGCWSAPDAWWCYVMKNDHCTVCTGKCHYTKHVRENKKYVTRATQITVSFNDLKKQCESNRKPESDIKFDSESFENVRKEIECNKKQEEEKLNIEKRLKNELTKREKEKADLAYKAYNAIMKLSEIALKPDSTFIVQCLDFLIPRAEEIGKLNYSAPQKLRELRRIQPESEERVNAAMAYARAGLNKLYVK; encoded by the exons ATGGCTACAGG ATCTCAAGAGACATCAGTGGTTGTACGTGATTTAATACATAAGAGTGAATTAATCACTAAAGGTCCACCTTCACGATATCGTCTCCTCACAACCAGAAGTAATCTTTATGAAGATGGCTCAGTGAGAAAATGGACATTTGGACAGCGATGTGTCAATATGCAAAACAAAATCCTACTGATGGTAGGAGAAACTGGAACAGGCAAAACTACTCTGATCAACGCCGTGGTAAATCATATACTCGGGGTGAAGTTTACAGATGAAGTGTGGTTTGAGAttacagaagagggaggagatAATCAAATGTCAGATCAGTCAAAAAGTCAAACAACTGAAATCACTGTGTATGAGGTGTTTGCCCCAGACAACCCAACCTGTCTTACTATCATTGACACTCCAGGTTATGGAGACACCAGGGGAGTAGAATATGACAAACAGACCGCTGAGAATCTTTTCAAGCTGTTTCGAAATGACACTGGAGTGAAAGAAATTGATGCAGTGTGTCTGGTACTCAAGGCGTCTGAGAATCAGCTTTCTCATAGACAGCTGTACATATTTGATACAGTTTTGTCCTTATTTGGTAAAGACATAGAGAACAATATTGTCATATTTATCACTCACTCAGATGGATTGTCTCCATATAATGTTCTCAATGTCATAAAGACAGCAGGGATTCCCTGTAGGAAAAATGAGAAAGATGAACCTGAGCATTTCTTATTTAACAATCATCAAACTGAGGAAAGGAGACTGGAGTATAACAGAGTTCTCCAGGCAGCTTGGGATCTAACAGCGGACAGTTTAAAATACTTCTTCACCTGCCtaaaagaacagaacagaaaaagctTAGAGCAGACTGAAAGCATACTGATTCAGTCCAAACAACTTGAAGCCTGtatttctaatctacaaaaatGCATTGAGTTTATAGAGTGCAAAAGTAAAGAACTGGCTCAGATTCAGAAAGGTCTTTGGGAAGACCAAGAAAAGATTAAGAGAAATGAAAACTTTACTTTTACAGTCACCAAATATCACAAAGAAAAAGTTTCCACTGCCGATGCTTCACGGTGGGACAGAAATGTGACCAGTTGCTCTGTCTGTATGGACAACTGTCATGAGTATGGCTGCTGGAGTGCCCCGGATGCTTGGTGGTGTTATGTCATGAAAAATGACCACTGCACAGTATGCACAGGTAAATGTCACTACACTAAACATGTCAGAGAGAACAAGAAATATGTTACACGTGCCACACAGATCACAGTGTCTTTCAATGATCTCAAAAAGCAATGTGAAAGCAACAGAAAACCAGAATCAGATATAAAGTTTGACTCGGAGTCCTTTGAAAATGTCAGAAAGGAGATTGAATGCAACAAGAAACAGGAAGAGGAGAAATTAAACATAGAGAAGAGACTAAAAAACGAACTGACCaaaagggaaaaggaaaaagcTGATCTTGCGTACAAAGCCTACAACGCCATCATGAAACTGTCTGAGATTGCTTTAAAGCCAGACTCTACTTTCATTGTTCAGTGTCTCGACTTCTTGATCCCTCGAGCTGAGGAAATTGGAAAACTCAACTACTCAGCTCCTCAGAAACTAAGAGAGCTGAGGAGAATTCAGCCTGAATCAGAGGAAAGAGTTAATGCTGCAATGGCATATGCAAGAGCAGGTCTCAATAAActgtatgtaaaataa
- the LOC131356711 gene encoding uncharacterized protein LOC131356711 isoform X1, whose product MLSSHFREVFGKLLWDTSAGEQLYHLKQGTRSINDYTLHFRTLAAASGWDERTLLTTYHQGLEPGVRLQLATVDDSIGLESFIQPATRVSERQKLCLAEPRLSLPSPVHRHPKTSPSSTSLEPAMEPMQVEHSRLSPSEKTPANPGSLPLLRPTGTCIVCMSHMPSTPRESSNAVDPPLPPVVEDDCLYGEGDPEVPVSWWSPRVPSRLGGVWSRRKVMGPS is encoded by the exons ATGCTTTCGTCTCACTTCAGAGAGGTCTTTGGCAAACTCTTATGGGATACGAGTGCGGGAGAGCAACTCTACCACCTGAAACAAGGTACACGCTCCATTAATGACTATACTCTGCATTTCCGCACTCTAGCTGCTGCCAGTGGGTGGGATGAACGCACCCTGCTAACCACCTATCACCAGGGACTCGAGCCCGGGGTTCGTCTGCAGCTCGCCACCGTGGATGACTCCATAGGGCTGGAAAGCTTCATTCAACCTGCCACTCGAGTCTCTGAACGACAGAAGCTTTGCCTGGCGGAGCCAAGGTTGTCACTCCCATCACCCGTCCATCGCCATCCCAAGACCTCTCCCTCATCCACCTCTCTAGAACCAGCAATGGAACCCATGCAAGTGGAACACTCCAGGCTTTCACCCTCTGAGAAAACGCCAGCTAACCCAGGGTCTCTGCCTCTACTGCGGCCAACCGGGACATGCATTGTCTGCATGTCCCACATGCCCAGTACGCCCCGCG AATCCAGCAATGCAGTagatccccctctccctccGGTGGTCGAGGATGACTGTCTATACGGTGAAGGAGATCCTGAGGTCCCGGTGTCGTGGTGGTCACCTCGAGTACCTAgtcgactgggaggggtatggtccAGAAGAAAGGTCATGGGTCCCTCGTGA
- the LOC131356711 gene encoding uncharacterized protein LOC131356711 isoform X3 → MDPTAADTIRQLVSALQGVLPALQEATASQPATTTVPTAFQPATAADSTAAARPPPNPEVAYLSGTMATPSSYSGSAEDCSDFLLQCQLAMEMQPHCFPTDRAKFAFIISLLTGKALRWADSLWQQNSPVLQSVDAFVSLQRGLWQTLMGYECGRATLPPETRIQQCSRSPSPSGGRG, encoded by the exons ATGGACCCAACAGCCGCTGACACCATCCGCCAGCTGGTCAGTGCGCTGCAGGGAGTGCTCCCCGCGTTACAGGAAGCCACCGCTTCTCAGCCCGCTACCACTACGGTTCCCACCGCATTTCAGCCCGCGACTGCTGCTGACTCTACCGCGGCTGCGCGTCCACCGCCGAACCCGGAAGTGGCATACCTCTCCGGCACAATGGCCACGCCCTCCTCCTATTCTGGTTCGGCAGAGGATTGCAGTGATTTCCTGCTTCAGTGTCAACTAGCCATGGAGATGCAACCCCACTGCTTTCCCACCGACAGGGCAAAGTTTGCATTCATCATCTCGCTTCTGACTGGGAAAGCACTCCGCTGGGCTGATTCCCTCTGGCAGCAGAACAGCCCAGTTCTTCAGTCCGTTGATGCTTTCGTCTCACTTCAGAGAGGTCTTTGGCAAACTCTTATGGGATACGAGTGCGGGAGAGCAACTCTACCACCTGAAACAAG AATCCAGCAATGCAGTagatccccctctccctccGGTGGTCGAGGATGA